Proteins encoded by one window of Cydia fagiglandana chromosome Z, ilCydFagi1.1, whole genome shotgun sequence:
- the LOC134678224 gene encoding uncharacterized protein LOC134678224 — protein sequence MHRQLGQRGVRPLLLLVCWTTLCVLWLPARLRAPTASPTPTPPLPLPSDPEIELRDENLLIDAERQLSSLPLAYWLKHRYEENKFFKTNDCAPFPSVFDLEYTDLYWQTLRTSQGVFHLYGAYLDARNTSHTGPTVRLLALHDRIQPSLVTYCQLWFEERSGPVLVLILEYVYMWPREWDNYRDGVLLPYLVACVLPADVRTLRPAAVSLVELPCDRATNCLRVHFYEPPDRTQKEFAVCVKGLDFLHEDLSVRLVEWIELVRLFGADKVFFYEFHVHPNISRVLAYYRARGIVESTPITLPGGPPNIPGLQHAYMKKKVTQKRQMELIPYNDCLYRHMYQYRWLTLLDIDEVIVPMQDPDWKSLLKRVTSLAALVSGNPLCSTYSARNVYYLDEQESTHRWAPGAPRYMYMLKHVHRTRHFTKPEENIKAFHETGRVLALHNHFPISCIGGQCSAYPMDTTQARLHHYRANYARQLSKEERAELVPDTALWRWADRLIPRVTQALTELGLLVPEPRASKTSSPLTPTKSSHQRNGTRSKI from the coding sequence ATGCATCGACAGTTGGGCCAGCGCGGCGTGCGCCCGCTGCTGCTGCTGGTGTGCTGGACGACCCTGTGCGTGCTATGGCTGCCTGCACGACTGCGCGCGCCGACCGCCTCGCCAACACCTACGCCCCCGCTCCCATTGCCTTCCGACCCCGAAATTGAGCTAAGGGATGAGAATCTGCTCATCGACGCCGAGCGGCAACTCTCCTCCCTCCCACTCGCCTACTGGCTCAAGCATCGCTACGAGGAGAACAAATTTTTTAAGACAAATGACTGCGCGCCTTTCCCCTCAGTGTTCGACCTCGAGTATACCGACTTGTACTGGCAAACGCTGCGCACGAGTCAGGGCGTGTTCCATCTTTACGGCGCCTATCTTGATGCTCGAAACACCTCGCACACCGGCCCCACCGTGCGGCTGCTGGCCTTACACGACCGCATCCAGCCGTCGCTGGTTACGTACTGCCAGCTCTGGTTCGAGGAACGATCCGGCCCTGTGCTGGTGCTCATACTCGAGTACGTGTACATGTGGCCCAGAGAGTGGGATAACTACCGCGACGGCGTGCTGCTGCCGTACCTTGTGGCTTGCGTGCTGCCGGCCGACGTGCGCACACTGCGGCCCGCCGCCGTGTCGCTGGTCGAGCTACCGTGCGACCGCGCCACCAACTGCCTGCGCGTGCACTTCTACGAGCCACCCGACCGTACGCAAAAGGAGTTCGCCGTTTGTGTCAAGGGTCTCGACTTCCTGCACGAGGACCTATCCGTGCGCCTCGTTGAGTGGATTGAGCTCGTGCGGTTGTTCGGCGCCGACAAAGTATTCTTCTACGAATTTCATGTACACCCCAACATCAGCAGAGTTCTCGCGTACTACCGAGCGCGGGGGATAGTGGAGAGCACGCCGATCACACTGCCGGGCGGGCCGCCCAATATTCCGGGCTTGCAGCACGCGTATATGAAGAAGAAAGTGACGCAAAAGCGACAGATGGAATTGATACCCTACAACGACTGTCTGTACCGGCACATGTACCAGTACCGCTGGCTTACGTTGCTGGATATCGATGAAGTTATTGTGCCGATGCAAGACCCCGATTGGAAATCGCTGCTGAAGCGCGTGACGTCACTAGCCGCGCTGGTGTCAGGGAATCCGCTATGCTCTACCTACTCCGCGCGAAATGTATATTACCTAGACGAGCAGGAGTCCACGCATCGCTGGGCGCCGGGCGCGCCGCGCTACATGTACATGCTGAAGCACGTCCACCGCACGCGCCACTTCACCAAACCCGAGGAGAACATCAAGGCCTTCCACGAGACGGGGCGCGTGCTAGCACTGCACAACCACTTTCCGATATCGTGCATCGGCGGGCAATGCTCGGCTTACCCGATGGACACTACACAGGCGCGCCTGCACCACTACCGCGCCAACTACGCGCGTCAGCTGAGCAAGGAAGAGCGCGCCGAGCTAGTGCCCGACACCGCTCTATGGCGATGGGCTGACCGGCTTATCCCTCGCGTCACGCAAGCTCTTACTGAGTTAGGGCTGTTAGTCCCCGAGCCCCGCGCTAGCAAGACCTCCTCTCCTCTTACGCCAACTAAATCGAGTCATCAGCGTAATGGAACGCGCTCGAAGATATAG